One Salvia splendens isolate huo1 chromosome 1, SspV2, whole genome shotgun sequence genomic window, AGTGGGCTCGGGTGGAGAACATGACCATTCTCGGAGAAGATGTTCATGTTTGCGACGAAATATACAGCAATGGAGGAGTTGTTTTGCCTCACAAGGAGATCAAGTCCAGCATTTTGAAACCTGAGATAGTAATGTAATGGTCTGCTGTTAACAAACGTGGTAAGTAATTtaatatatactctctccgaCTCTCTTTATCAATGTGTTTCTTGTTGTCTCTCTTTAACCTTGTAATTGTAAAAGTCCGTCGCTGCCTAAAGATGGTCTCTGATGTGAAATTTGTTTTCATTATTGTCTATGAAGACAAGCAATCTGTATTCTCTAAGATACATTTTTGTAGATTATCATCTCTTGAAGTTTAAGCAGCTTCCAAATTGTTGgctgtaatttttttatgttgacGAATTTGTTGCTCCATCAGATTTGTGTATTTAATGTTCTCATCTCTTTCTACTTATTGAAGAGACCTACTCATTTGCATATGTTGTTGAAATCACACATACAAACTGGAAAAGCTGAGGTGTAGTATGCTTCAGATCTGATATAACAGAGCTGTCGAAGTATAGCCCAAGAATTACTCAATAATTTGACTTTACAAACGAATCTCTTCCCTAATCATCAGGGAAGGTTTGAGGTTCACAATTGGTAAAAAagcaaagaaaagaaaatgtaaatgcttcTTACAACGCTCTTTCCAAAATTGACAATATACACACTGACACTACGAGCATCCGGTCATGGTGTTGATAGGTGTCAAAGAGAAAACGTCTAGATTGATGCCACAAGCCAAAACATGATATAAGAAGATATGGCAAGAAGAAACCACGACACAAACGCAAAAGCTAAGGATATCTGGAACATATCGCATGACAAATTCAAACCCTCATTGCAGATACTTGTATCTCTAATGAAGAGCATCATAACACCGGCCGAGGAGCAAGCAGCTGCGAGAGATAGAGTAGCAGTCACCTGCAAAATGGAATTTAAGTTGGAAGTTCTGAGCAAGTTTGGCCGAATGAAATAAATTCACAGATACTCATCAAACTGGACAAGCTGCCAACAGAGCATCTCCATCAGTGTATGCTGCAAAAGCAACAGTTTTGACTGTTTCATAAAATCACGCAATAACACTCATTGCCATCGATAATGTTATGTTTTCAGACCATTGAACAGTTCTGTCAccaaaaagataaaagaaaaagggaGCTATGCACCGTGCTAGTAGGAACCAATCATGCCCCTCTTAGCAAGATTTTCAGCCATCTACAAATATATGCAAATGATTTTGTATTTATCAAACTTAAGCCTACTGGAATCTTGAGTGAATATattcaaaaattcaaatcaaagtTAATACCCCCCCCCCCAACCTTTTAAAACATGCATGTTGAGCTCACAGTAAAGGATCCTGAATATAAATGACAGTGTGTTTGGACATATATTATGCAGAATTCCAGCTCAAGCTCAATTTGAGATTTTCTGGTATAATTCAagttaaattatattttcatctaaataCAGTAGTTTTAGATTTCAGGTTCTATAAACTCTCAGATTAGTGTTTTTAGCCTAAGCCAGAACCTACAAAATTCTAATCCCTCTAGAAAATGACATGAGTTACTTATGAGATAAAATGAGACTAAGAGTTGCCAAGTAGCCAATTATGTGCCTGTGTCATATACCTATTTCTTATGGTGGCTACTGGATAACTTCCTCCTGGCGGCTAGGGCTACCTGACCAAAGTATATGCCCTATAATCTTTTTGTATAGTTCTTGCAATGGATGGGAGCTTTTTTTGTGTATTGAATAGGTTACAGGAATAATTATACCCTCAATCCAAATAAGAGTATCTGAATAGCACCGTTCCTTCTTGCGAATATTAATTCACTTTAGTACCCGCAATGTACATTAAATGATACTATAATATTGGGtttcttaaattattttatttttgtttaatatttctATCATTATTGTGGTTTGCTCAAGTAAATCCTAGTACAGTTCCTATATTTGTGTTGTGTCCAAATATATGCTTATCATGTCTCATTATCATCTCAAAATGAAACATGACAATTACACAAACTATCTTCTCTAATGCGATAATGCACAAAATCACACATCTTCTTTCTAATTTGACAGTCCTGACAAACAAATGGGGTATTTAGAAGGGACGGGCAAATATGCATCAAAGTCAAAGTGTTCCATATTCAACGTAAAATGCACGTCACGTGGAAGTATCAACATTAATAGGGAGGGTAGATTGAAAGAACACATTGGAAGTATAGATAAAATACCAAAGTGACATCTGCCTATATGCATCATTGCATCTTCATActgtattaaaaaataaaagttcaaAAAATCGAAGTGATAACGGTCTTTACGAGCATCAAACCATTTAGGCCCTTCTTGGTGTGATGGAATAGAATGAAGGTGGAATGGAATAAAGAATGACAATTTCTTTGCATTTTTTCCCTCCTTTATTCCATCGCACCAAGCAAATGAATAGAATGGAAGTAGGAATCACATTCCATTCCATCTTACCAAGAAGGGCCTAAAAGTTTCCCTCACTTGGAAAAAGAACCACTATATACAGCCTGGAGGGGGTTTACTTTTCCTCATTTACTTCCAACAATTTTTCTCACCAAAAACTGAACCATTCTAATACTACTTTGTTCTACTTATACCATAAATTTCAGCCAATGCCATATTTATGTGTGATGCAAAATGATTCATCACTAGACTCAACAAACTGAGCACTTCTAGACTACTCATAAGTCATAAGAATGTAACATGCACAAAGTATTACATATCCCCATAAAAAACTACCATCAATACAGATCTAGACAGTCAGAAAGTATATTTTAGCAAGTGATGGATGGAAAAGACATAGTGATTGTCTGTCCGATGTAGATATGATGTAAACATGCGAAAGTAAAAGCAGTTCAAACTTAAGAATTTCATGATTTCTTACTTACCCAGTCACCGACGACAAACAGGCTCACAATGATGTTGGTATGCAGG contains:
- the LOC121744004 gene encoding CASP-like protein 5B1 — encoded protein: MKELFGSPGRKSGLILRIGQCVSAAASIGVMASVSGFSTTTAFCYLIASMGLQVLWSFGLMCLDIHALRFNKDLHTNIIVSLFVVGDWVTATLSLAAACSSAGVMMLFIRDTSICNEGLNLSCDMFQISLAFAFVSWFLLAISSYIMFWLVASI